A section of the Streptomyces sp. SLBN-118 genome encodes:
- a CDS encoding lipid-transfer protein — protein sequence MASLKDAAAIAGIGQTAFAKQLPESEKTLACRAILAALDDAGIAPSEVDGFASYTMEETDEVEIAKSVGAGDVTFFSKAGYGGGGSCATVAHLAGAVATGQASVGVAWRSRKRGSGPRPWKNTAVQLPTPAQWTRPFGLLRPADEIGMLARRYMHEYGATRDHLFNVALACRNRANQNPAAVMYERPLTRDMYMTSRWISEPLCLFDNCLETDGALACVVVSAERARDCRHRPVYVHSAAQGLPSQHHGMVNYWNDDPLTGPAWTAARRLWKTADFGPQDVDVAQIYDAFTPLIPLSLEGYGFCGRGEGAAFTEGGALEIGGRLPLNTGGGGLSEAYVHGFNLINEGVKQLRGTSTAQVPDAATCLVTAGEGVPTSAVLLRS from the coding sequence ATGGCGAGCCTCAAGGACGCAGCCGCGATAGCCGGAATCGGACAGACGGCCTTCGCGAAACAACTCCCCGAATCCGAGAAGACCCTGGCCTGCCGGGCCATCCTGGCCGCGCTCGACGACGCGGGGATCGCCCCGTCGGAGGTCGACGGCTTTGCCTCGTACACCATGGAGGAGACGGACGAGGTCGAGATCGCGAAGTCCGTCGGCGCGGGTGACGTGACCTTCTTCTCCAAGGCCGGCTACGGCGGCGGCGGTTCGTGCGCCACCGTCGCCCATCTCGCCGGGGCCGTCGCGACCGGACAGGCGAGCGTGGGGGTCGCCTGGCGGTCCCGGAAGAGGGGCTCGGGACCCCGACCCTGGAAGAACACCGCAGTCCAGCTACCCACCCCCGCGCAGTGGACCCGGCCCTTCGGGCTGCTGCGCCCCGCGGACGAGATCGGCATGCTCGCGCGGCGCTATATGCACGAGTACGGCGCCACCCGCGACCACCTCTTCAATGTCGCCCTCGCCTGCCGCAACCGGGCCAACCAGAACCCCGCCGCCGTGATGTACGAACGGCCCCTGACGCGCGACATGTATATGACCTCGCGCTGGATCAGCGAGCCGCTCTGCCTCTTCGACAACTGCCTGGAGACCGACGGCGCGCTGGCCTGCGTCGTCGTCAGCGCCGAGCGCGCCCGCGACTGCCGGCACCGGCCGGTCTACGTCCACTCCGCCGCCCAGGGCCTGCCCTCCCAGCACCACGGAATGGTCAACTACTGGAACGACGACCCGCTCACGGGACCCGCCTGGACGGCCGCCCGCCGGCTGTGGAAGACCGCCGACTTCGGCCCGCAGGACGTGGACGTCGCCCAGATATACGACGCGTTCACCCCGCTCATACCGCTCTCCCTGGAGGGCTACGGCTTCTGCGGCAGGGGTGAGGGCGCGGCGTTCACCGAGGGCGGCGCCCTGGAGATCGGGGGCCGCCTCCCGCTCAACACCGGCGGCGGCGGACTCTCCGAGGCGTATGTCCACGGCTTCAACCTCATCAACGAGGGTGTGAAGCAACTGCGCGGCACGTCCACCGCACAGGTCCCCGACGCCGCTACCTGCCTGGTCACAGCGGGCGAGGGAGTTCCCACGTCGGCCGTTCTGCTGAGGAGTTGA
- a CDS encoding Zn-ribbon domain-containing OB-fold protein, producing MLTPVLDEDGAPFWEYAAQGELRIQNCAACGELRFPPRPCCPHCGSFDSQWRRMSGRGRIWSYVVPHPPLLPAYAAVAPYNAVVVELLDAPRIRLVGNVVAAPDAPLDSVDPAGLRIGAGVKVAFTRLDGITVPRWLLERA from the coding sequence ATGCTCACACCGGTCCTCGACGAGGACGGCGCGCCGTTCTGGGAGTACGCCGCGCAGGGCGAGCTGCGCATCCAGAACTGCGCTGCCTGCGGTGAGCTGCGCTTCCCGCCGCGGCCCTGCTGTCCGCACTGCGGGTCCTTCGACAGCCAGTGGCGCAGGATGAGCGGGCGCGGCCGGATCTGGTCCTATGTCGTCCCCCACCCGCCGCTGCTGCCCGCGTACGCGGCCGTGGCTCCGTACAACGCGGTCGTCGTCGAACTCCTGGACGCGCCCCGGATCCGGCTGGTGGGCAATGTGGTCGCGGCGCCGGATGCCCCGCTCGACTCCGTCGACCCGGCGGGGCTGCGGATCGGCGCCGGGGTGAAGGTGGCGTTCACGCGACTCGACGGCATCACCGTGCCGCGCTGGCTCCTGGAGCGGGCATGA
- a CDS encoding enoyl-CoA hydratase/isomerase family protein: protein MSVRVETEKETGVACVTLDRPEKHNAIDLGMAGELASVWREFRFDDTVRAVVVTGAGDKAFCTGIDRSVDVRQPSSPYSIDDPLIAIGPKANDLWKPVIAAVEGMACGGAFYLLGESEFVVASREATFFDPHTTYGMVSAYETIYLAQRMPYGEVARTALMGTAERTSARRAYETGLVSELTEPGGALDAALGCARIIASYPTGAVQGTVRAVWAAREGARGQAVAHAPHLIALGNLAAEGQAELFQGRGRGGYRLR, encoded by the coding sequence ATGAGCGTCCGTGTCGAGACCGAGAAGGAGACGGGCGTCGCCTGCGTCACGCTGGACCGGCCCGAGAAGCACAACGCGATCGATCTGGGAATGGCTGGGGAACTGGCCTCTGTGTGGCGGGAGTTCCGCTTCGACGACACCGTGCGGGCGGTGGTGGTGACGGGCGCGGGCGACAAGGCCTTCTGCACCGGCATCGACCGCTCGGTGGACGTGCGGCAGCCCTCGTCCCCGTACTCGATCGACGATCCGCTGATCGCGATCGGCCCGAAGGCGAACGACCTGTGGAAGCCGGTGATCGCGGCGGTGGAGGGGATGGCGTGCGGCGGGGCTTTCTATCTGCTCGGCGAGAGCGAGTTCGTGGTGGCCTCGCGGGAAGCCACATTCTTCGATCCGCATACGACATACGGCATGGTCAGCGCGTACGAAACGATCTATCTGGCACAGCGCATGCCGTACGGCGAAGTGGCGCGGACAGCGCTGATGGGGACGGCGGAACGGACGTCGGCGCGGCGGGCGTACGAGACGGGGCTGGTGTCCGAACTCACGGAGCCGGGTGGGGCGTTGGACGCGGCGCTGGGATGCGCCCGGATCATCGCGTCGTACCCCACGGGGGCGGTGCAGGGGACGGTACGGGCTGTGTGGGCGGCCCGGGAGGGGGCGCGGGGACAGGCGGTGGCCCATGCGCCGCACCTGATCGCTCTGGGGAATCTGGCGGCAGAGGGGCAGGCGGAGCTGTTCCAGGGGCGGGGGCGGGGCGGGTACCGGTTGCGGTAG